Sequence from the Actinocatenispora sera genome:
GGCACTCGCTGTACGACGGCACCGGCGCCGGCCTGTTGGCCGGGCTGGAGATCACCCTCGTGCTGCTGGGCGCGGTGCTGGTCGCCCCGCTCGCCGTCCGCGCCGCTCCACACCGGTGGCGGCGCGGGCTGCTGGTTGCCGGGCTGGTGGCCGGTGCGGCCGCCCTGGCCACCACGAAGCTGCCGGCCGAGGCAACCGACGACCTGGCGCGAACCTGCTGGAAGACTGCGGTCTGGTTGGTCCACCTGTGGTTCGGCGCGAGCTGGCTCGGCGGGCTGGCCGGGTTGCTGGTACTCGCGGTGCCGGGCGTCATCGCGCCCGGAGACCGCGGCGCCTTCTGGTCCGCGGCGATCCGGCGGTTCTCGGCCGTGGCGATGACCGGCGTCGGCGCGATCGCGCTGTCCGGCCTGTTCCTGTACTGGTCCCACGTCGACGGGCCCAGCCAGCTGCTCAGCACGCTGTACGGCCGAACCCTCGGCGTCAAGATCGTCCTGTTCGGCGCACTGCTGCTGCTGGGCATCGCCAACCAGTTCTGGCTGCATCCGCGGATCGAGGCGGCGCGCGCCGCCGGCGACACGAGGCCGCTGCGGACGCTGCTGCTGCGCCGGTTCCCGGCCGTGGTGGCGGTCGAGTTGGTGTTGATCCTGGCGATCCTGCTCGTCGCTCCGATGTTGCACGGGTCGGCACGGGAGCAGGCCGTCCAGTCGGCCGCCGGCAGCACGACGGTGCACCTGCCCGACAAGCAGGCCGGCCCACTCACCTGGGTACTCGGCTCCGCGGAGACGCTCGCCGTGCTCGCCGTACTGATCGCCGGCTACCGGGTGTCCGGCCGCATCGCCCGCCGGCGCGCCGAGGCGGCCCGCCGCACCGCCCGGCCGGCCGCCGGCCGCGGTGCGCGGGACCGGCCCGTGGTCAGTGGCGGGACTCGTCGTAGTCGAGGATCTGGGTGAGCCGGACGTTGTTGCCGGACGGATCCCGGAACGACGTGTCGATCCCGTACGGCTGCGGGGTGGGCGGGTCGTTGAACGACACGCCGCGCGCCGACAGCTCGTCGTAGGTCGCCTGGCAGTCGTCGGTGGTCAGGAACAGCGTCCCACCGGCACCCTTGGCGACCAGGTCGGCCAGCCGGGCGCTGTCCGCCTCGTCGAGCATCGGCGGTCCCGGTACCGGCATCAGCACGAGCGACACGTCGTCCTGGCCCACCGGCCCGACGGTCAACCAGCGGAACTGCCAGTCCGGCATGGTGACGTCCGACCGCACCTCCCAGCCGAGCTTCTTGGTGTAGAACTCCAGCGCCTCGTCCTGGTCGCGGACCCAGAACTGCACCGAACCGATGGCGATCATCGCGTCCCCCTCGTCGTGGACGGCATCCAGCCGTCGATGGCACCGAGCCTAGGGAGCGGTGGGGTGGTCGTCCTCTCGAAACGTGCGGTTCCGCGGCCGGCCGTACGCCTGGGCCACGCAGCGCGGGATGTGCACGTACCGCAGCGGGCTGGGGAAGCTGGCCCGGTAGCCGAGCGGGGAGCGGCCGTACATTCGGCGAAAACTGGTACTGAACGAGCCGACGCTGCCGGCGCCGACCGCGAAGCAGATGTCGGCCACCGACCGGTCCGTGGTGCGCAGCAGCGCGGCGGCCCGCTCCAGCCGCCGGGTCAGCAGGTACCGGTGCGGCGGCTCGCCGAACGCCCGGGTGAACGCGCGGCTGAAGTGCGCCGGGGACAGGTGTGCCGCGGCGGCCAGGTCGGCCACCGTCAGCGGCTCGAAGTAGCGCGCGTCGGCAAGATCCTTCGCCGCCAGCAGCCGGCGCGTCCCGTGCGGATCACCCACTCCGCCAGTATGACGTCACGTTCGGCGGCGATGATTCGTCCGGGCGGGGGTGGGGTGCGATGAGCGAGGAGACGCGGATCCGGGCCACCTCGACCGGCCGAACGGACGAACCGCGGGCCGGGATCGATAGGTTACGGTGAGCATCTGCATTAATCCGGTGAGCGACCACGGCGCGGGTGTCGGCGTCGCCGCGGGAGGGTGCGGCAGCGCCGGCCGGCGGTCCACCCGCGGCCGGCAGCCACTCCGGTGCCCCGGCGCCGGCGGTACGAGGTGGCGCCTGGAGCCTCGCGGCTGACGCGCAGCGGCGCGGGCGGCGCGAGGCAGGCGGACGGCCCCGGCGTTGCGCCGGGGCCGTTTCCACGTTCGGCCGGCTCGGATCTCGGTGCCGGACGGCCGGCGCGCGGTGAGCTCGGATCTCGGTGGCCGGCGGCGGGGCGCGGTGAGCTCGGATCTCGGTGGCGGGTGGCCGGGACGCTGTTACAGTTGACCGCTGTGTGCCGCGGGCGATCGGAGCCCGGGCCCGACGAGGAGCGCAGACATGGCGGGTGACGACGACATCTCCGGGTGAGCCCCGGGCGTGATCGACCGACGGCAGGTGTGCGCCGCCGCGGTGATCGCGAGTCGTCCACCTTCCCGCCGCACCCGGCACCGCGGTGACCGGATGCCTTGCACCCCAAGGATCTGCGCATGTCCGACGCCTCCGTCGTCTGCACCCAGCTGCACTTCTCCTGGCCCGACGGCACCGTCGTGTTCGACGAGCTGTCCGCCTCGCTCGGCGCCGGCCGTACCGGCCTGGTCGCGCCGAACGGTGCCGGCAAGAGCACCCTGCTGCGGCTGATCGCCGGCGAGCTCAGCCCGTCCGCGGGGACCGTGACCGTCTCCGGCGTACTCGGCTACCTGCCACAGAACCTGCCGCTGCGCTCCGATGCGACGGTCGCGGAGGTACTGGGCGTCGCGCCGGTGCTCGCCGCGCTGGCCGCGGTGGAGTCCGGCGACGCCAGCGAGGAACACTTCACCACGATCGGCAACGACTGGGACGTCGAGGAACGTACCGCCGTCGAGCTGAACCGGCTGGGTCTGGGCGACGTGGCGCTGGACCGGCCGCTGGCCAGCCTGTCCGGCGGGCAGGTCGTGTCGCTCGGCCTGGTCGCGCAGTTGCTGAAGCGCCCGGACGTGCTGCTGCTCGACGAACCGACCAACAACCTGGATACCGGCGCGCGGCACCGGCTGTACGACGTACTGGCGGGGTGGAAGGGCTGCCTGCTCGTGGTCAGCCACGATCGCGCGCTGCTGGACCGGATGGACCGGATCGCGGAGCTGTCCGCCGGCGAGTTCCGTTCGTACGGCGGGAACTTCACCGACTACGAGCAGGCGGTCGCGGCCGAGCAGGAGGCCGCGCAGCGGGCCGTGCGCAGCGCCGCGCAGGAGGTCAAGCGGGAGAAGCGGGAGCTGCAGCAGGCCCGGGAACGGGCCGCCCGCCGGGCCGGGAACGCCAGCCGGCACCGCAAGGACGCCGGGCTGGCCCGGATCGTCGCCGGTGGCCTGCAGCGGCACGCGCAGGAGTCGGCCGGCAAAGCGAACGAGACGCACGCGGCCCGCTTGGGCGAGGCGAAGGCGAAGCTGGACGAGGCGGGCCGCGCGGTGCGCGACGACACCCGGATCGCGCTGGACCTGCCGGACACCGCGGTACCGGCCGGCCGCACCGTGTTCACCGGCGAGCGGCTGCAGCTGCGCCGCGGTGGCCGGAACCTGTTCGCCGCGCCGGGCCTGGACCTGACCGTACGGGGTCCCGAACGGATCGCGCTGACCGGCGCCAACGGTACCGGCAAGACCACGCTGCTGCGGCTGATCGGCGGCGAGCTGACACCGTCGTACGCCGGCGCGAGCCCGGGTCCGTCGGACGCCGGCGCGAGCCCGGGTCCGTCGGACGCCGGCGCGAGCCCGGGTCCGTCGGACGCCGGCGCGAGCCCGGGTCCGTCGGACGCCGGCGCGAGCCCGGAATCCGGCGAACCCGGCGCGCCGCCGGTGGTACGGCGGGCGGACGGGCGGGTGGCGTACCTGTCGCAGCGGCTCGACCTGCTCGACGAGGACGCGTCGGTACTGGACAACCTGGCCCGGTTCGCGCCCGAGCTGGCGCCGGAGAAGCGGATGAACCTGTTGGCGCGCTTCCTGTTCCGGGGCGCTCGGGCGCAGCTGCCGGTCGGTGCGTTGTCCGGCGGTGAGCGGTTGCGCGCGACGCTGGCCTGCGTGCTGTACGCGGAGCCGGCGCCGCACCTGCTGCTGCTCGACGAACCGACCAACAACCTGGATCTGGTCAGCGTGGCCCAGCTGGTCAGCGCGCTGAACGCCTACCGGGGTGCGTTCGTCGTGGTCAGCCACGACGAACGGTTCCTGGCCGAGATCGGCGTGACCCGTCGCCTGCACCTCGCGGCCGGCCACCTCACCGACCGCCCGCGTTGATCAAGGGATCGGTACCCGAACGCCCAGGACGGTCGGTCGCGATCCCTTGATCGCCGCCGGCCTCCCTTGATCGACGCGCGAT
This genomic interval carries:
- a CDS encoding ABC-F family ATP-binding cassette domain-containing protein, producing the protein MSDASVVCTQLHFSWPDGTVVFDELSASLGAGRTGLVAPNGAGKSTLLRLIAGELSPSAGTVTVSGVLGYLPQNLPLRSDATVAEVLGVAPVLAALAAVESGDASEEHFTTIGNDWDVEERTAVELNRLGLGDVALDRPLASLSGGQVVSLGLVAQLLKRPDVLLLDEPTNNLDTGARHRLYDVLAGWKGCLLVVSHDRALLDRMDRIAELSAGEFRSYGGNFTDYEQAVAAEQEAAQRAVRSAAQEVKREKRELQQARERAARRAGNASRHRKDAGLARIVAGGLQRHAQESAGKANETHAARLGEAKAKLDEAGRAVRDDTRIALDLPDTAVPAGRTVFTGERLQLRRGGRNLFAAPGLDLTVRGPERIALTGANGTGKTTLLRLIGGELTPSYAGASPGPSDAGASPGPSDAGASPGPSDAGASPGPSDAGASPESGEPGAPPVVRRADGRVAYLSQRLDLLDEDASVLDNLARFAPELAPEKRMNLLARFLFRGARAQLPVGALSGGERLRATLACVLYAEPAPHLLLLDEPTNNLDLVSVAQLVSALNAYRGAFVVVSHDERFLAEIGVTRRLHLAAGHLTDRPR
- a CDS encoding VOC family protein, encoding MIAIGSVQFWVRDQDEALEFYTKKLGWEVRSDVTMPDWQFRWLTVGPVGQDDVSLVLMPVPGPPMLDEADSARLADLVAKGAGGTLFLTTDDCQATYDELSARGVSFNDPPTPQPYGIDTSFRDPSGNNVRLTQILDYDESRH
- a CDS encoding helix-turn-helix domain-containing protein; this encodes MGDPHGTRRLLAAKDLADARYFEPLTVADLAAAAHLSPAHFSRAFTRAFGEPPHRYLLTRRLERAAALLRTTDRSVADICFAVGAGSVGSFSTSFRRMYGRSPLGYRASFPSPLRYVHIPRCVAQAYGRPRNRTFREDDHPTAP
- a CDS encoding CopD family protein; amino-acid sequence: MPTLLAAVPAAPPLPSPTAATAIAWAAWLTLMGFPGLVAFALVTADPAARRVDEGTRHAVTTRLSRCAVLLAVLAVPAVLADLAQDATTGSRYSAAWHSLYDGTGAGLLAGLEITLVLLGAVLVAPLAVRAAPHRWRRGLLVAGLVAGAAALATTKLPAEATDDLARTCWKTAVWLVHLWFGASWLGGLAGLLVLAVPGVIAPGDRGAFWSAAIRRFSAVAMTGVGAIALSGLFLYWSHVDGPSQLLSTLYGRTLGVKIVLFGALLLLGIANQFWLHPRIEAARAAGDTRPLRTLLLRRFPAVVAVELVLILAILLVAPMLHGSAREQAVQSAAGSTTVHLPDKQAGPLTWVLGSAETLAVLAVLIAGYRVSGRIARRRAEAARRTARPAAGRGARDRPVVSGGTRRSRGSG